One part of the Sciurus carolinensis chromosome 4, mSciCar1.2, whole genome shotgun sequence genome encodes these proteins:
- the LOC124982875 gene encoding olfactory receptor 8S1 translates to MEVNNETSVTAFVLLGLSNNPQIQVLLFVLFLVIYLLTIMGNLLVLLVINTDFVLQTPMYFFLKHLSFLDAFYSSIIVPKLLENLLSKWKTVSFLECFTQISLVIFSGATEACLLSVMAYDRFQAVCHPLSYTVAMNRKVCTVLVGASWVIGISTSLINTLLLAQQHFCGPNLIHSFACEFPPVLLLACSDPYSSTASILTTMVVLGFGTLVLLLGSYSRIIITALGINSAMGRSKIFTTCSSHFLVVTIFYGSGMFRYMTPAPGSTLEQVLSMQYSVVTPLLNPLIYSLKNKEVKAALRRTLTRKSRLTF, encoded by the exons ATGGAAGTTAACAATGAGACCTCAGTCACTGCATTTGTTCTCCTAGGACTGTCCAACAATCCTCAGATCCAGGTACTACTCTTTGTGCTTTTCTTGGTGATTTACCTCTTGACCATCATGGGGAACCTGCTGGTACTACTGGTGATCAATACTGATTTCGTTCTCCAAacccccatgtatttcttcctaaaACACCTCTCCTTCCTGGATGCTTTTTATTCCTCAATCATTGTACCTAAACTGCTAGAGAACCTTCTTTCTAAGTGGAAAACTGTATCCTTCCTTGAGTGTTTCACCCAAATTTCCCTGGTCATATTTTCTGGGGCCACTGAAGCCTGCCTTCTTTCTGTCATGGCTTATGACCGGTTCCAGGCTGTGTGCCACCCACTTTCGTATACAGTGGCTATGAACAGGAAAGTATGTACAGTCCTAGTAGGTGCATCCTGGGTGATAGGAATAAGTACCAGCCTAATTAACACTCTCCTCCTAGCTCAGCAGCACTTCTGTGGCCCCAACCTCATTCACAGTTTTGCCTGTGAGTTTCCCCCAGTGCTCTTATTGGCCTGTTCTGACCCCTACAGTAGTACTGCCTCCATCCTGACCACCATGGTGGTCCTGGGCTTTGGGACCCTTGTCCTACTTCTGGGTTCCTACAGCCGAATCATCATAACAGCCCTGGGGATCAACTCTGCCATGGGTCGGAGCAAGATCTTTACCACCTGCTCTTCTCATTTCCTTGTGGTCACCATCTTTTATGGCTCAGGCATGTTCAG GTATATGACTCCAGCACCTGGCTCAACCCTGGAGCAAGTGCTATCCATGCAGTACAGTGTGGTGACCCCTCTGTTAAACCCCCTCATCTACAGCCTGAAGAACAAAGAGGTGAAGGCAGCTCTCAGGAGGACACTGACCAGGAAGTCCAGGCTGACCTTCTAA
- the Lalba gene encoding alpha-lactalbumin → MMFFVSLFLMSILFPAMQAKLYTKCELSEVLKDMDGYGGITVPEWVCIIFHSSGYDTQTIVKNKDSTEYGLFQIGNKFWCGSSQNPQSRNFCDISCDKFLDDDLTDDKMCAKKILDNKGIDYWLAHKPLCSDNLEQWNCKKL, encoded by the exons ATGATGTTCTTTGTCTCTCTGTTCTTAATGAGCATCTTGTTCCCTGCCATGCAGGCCAAGCTATATACAAAATGTGAGCTGTCCGAGGTTCTGAAAGACATGGATGGCTATGGAGGCATCACTGTGCCTGAAT GGGTCTGTATCATATTTCATAGCAGTGGATATGATACACAAACCATAGTGAAAAACAAGGATAGCACAGAATATGGACTCTTCCAGATCGGTAATAAATTTTGGTGTGGGAGTAGCCAGAATCCTCAGTCACGGAACTTCTGTGACATCTCCTGTGACA AGTTCCTGGATGATGACCTTACTGATGACAAAATGTGTGCCAAGAAGATCCTGGATAACAAAGGAATTGATTACTG GTTGGCCCATAAACCACTCTGCTCTGATAATCTGGAACAGTGGAACTGTAAGAAGTTGTGA